AAAATTTATTTTTAAACCAGAAATCCTTCAATGATACCTTTGTCGAACTACTTTTTATAGGAGATATTGACCGTGATGGTAAACTGGATTTTATTTTTGGAGCGAACAGAGATTATGAGGAAGAGCGCGTGCTCTTATACTTATCATCTGACGAGGAAGGGAAGATCATGAAGAAGGTATCGGAAATTGCGGTGCAGTTTGACTGTTAAAAAGTCTTTAATTTGAAAGCGGAGCAAATTACTTAAACGTTATTTATGATTGATATACTTTAACATGAAGTTCTTGCTCCAAATTTTTCGCATCAACAACGTGAAAATTACTCATTAGAAATAAGTTCATTGAATTTTTTCCAGGGCCATAACTTGGTTGAATATAATCCTCGGAAATAATTGAAAATCCGTTTCGCAAGTAGAAATTAATTCTGCGTTCCGCCATTTCATCTAACTGACTCGGCTCGGATTCTAAAACGATATTACCAAATTTATCTTTTAACTCCGTCAAGATTTGAGCGCCTAATTTTAAGTTCCGAAATTCTTCAAAGACTTCAAAATGCTCCAGATAATAGCAGTCTTTTAATTTCCACAAAATCAAATAGCCAACTTGGTTCTCCTCATTTTTAACAGCAAAAATAAAGCTGTCAGGATTTTCCAGTAAAGCTAAAAATTGAGTTTCGTCTCTCCGCTCATCAATCGGGAAAGTGCTTTCGTACGCGGCAAAAATTCGGGAAAGTTTCTTGCGTGTCTGTATTTCTTCAAAATAAATCATAGGTCGAAAACGCTTGGCCGTCTGGTTATAAACATATCTTTAATCCAAAGCGTAAAGGCCAATCCTAAATAAATTAGGAAAAAAACGCCTGCGGTTGCAAAAGTAGAATAGATAAAAAAAACGCGCAGTTTAGACACCGGGATTCCAAGTTTGGCACCCATTCTCGTGAGTACTCCAAACCATTGCCTTTCCAGTTTATGTCTTAAGTTATTGAGCATGCTGTAATTTCACCTCAAAGGTAACAATTTATGTGATAAGGTAAATCATTTAAAAGTTAGAAAGGTTTTTAACGCCTTTTCGAAGTCTTTAGATCGCTTCATTTTTTCTGTGTTTTAAAGACGGCATTTTACAACTTCAGATCTTTATGGATCTTTAAAAAATTCGCTTTAAAAAATGTTACACACCATTTAATATTTTTAAATGTTTCAAATTATTTTTTTATCTGCATCTTTTTTCGGGAACGATTTTGGCTGACTTTAAAGTTTTTAATCAACTAAAAGCAAATCAAGATGAAAAATCTACTTATCCTTATTCCTTTCCTCACATACTCTTGCAATAAAAAAGATGCGGTTTCTCAAAATACGTTAAATCCTGATTCTGTTATTGTTTCCGATCAGAATGTCATTGAAAATAAAATGGATTCTGCTGCAAACGGCTTTGTTTCTATTGACGAAAATAATGCTTTAAAAAAATCTTTTGAAAAAGACCGAATCCTTGAAGACACCAAGATCATCAGAACCATAAGTCAAGATCAACTTCCAATAGAAATTGCCGATGAATTTACGAAGGCCGATCAGCAAATGATTATTAAAATTAAAAATTTTACAAGACGAAAGATCTCTGGAATAATAACGCCGGCTGATTCCAAAATGAATATTCGTTTCAATCAGATCAAACTCCCAAACGGTGATTATGACGGCCCATTTGGGCGCGATATTAACTACGATATCCCGGAAAAAGGCGAAGTATGGCTGATCATTGCTAAAAGTAATATGGCTTCCGGTGATGCGGCCGGAAAATTTACAGTAAGTGTAAAATAAAAGAAACTGAATTGACTCATTCTGAAAATGCTATCTTTTTTCTTAGAAATGAGAATTCCAAATTTGAATTTTAAACAGGAATTATTATGTAGGTTTTACTTGTAGGTTTTACCTCTTTTATAGCGGAAATCGCCAATTCCGAGGCATATTATAGCGTTAATCTTATGTTAAACTATCTTCTTGGTATAGTTTCTGAATAAACCAATTTTAAATAAAATAACAAGTTATGAAAAATATATTTCTATCAACAGTAGTAGCTGCGGCTGCATTGACCAGTTGTTCTACCGTTTCGTCCATTTTACAGAATACTTTTCCTTACAGCGCAACGGTTTTAGTAACCTCGGGATCTCCTGCAAATACAACGTTGTCGGCAGTTTCGGCAGCGCAAAGCATCAATCAGCTCACGGGAAGTGGAGCCAATGTAAAAGATATTCGAGCCTCCAATGCAACGCTTTCAGTGGATTCAAACAGCAGTATGGGAATGTTTAAATCGGTAAAAGTTTATCTTTCATCGAACGGTGGTCAAGAAGTTTTAGTAGCCTCCAGAGAAGATATTCCCGATAATATGGGAAGTTCGCTTTCTTTGGATGTAAACAGCAGTACGACCTTAGATGCCGTAATGAAAGGCGGTTCCGTGCAGCAAAGATTGGTTTACGTTCTGAAAAAATCACCAACTTCAGATTTAACCGTAAAAACATCCGTAGGATTCAGCAGTGTTCCCATTACAAATTAAATTTTTAGGAGCAGCAAGATTTTCGCTTCTTTAGAATTGCGGTCCGGCTGTCCGTTGCAATCTTTTTTAACTCGTCTTACGACGAGCAAAAAAGGATTTCCACTTCCATCCGGGCTAGAATAACATTCATTTCTACTTTTGAAAATAACCGACAGTCACTGCCGGTTATTTTTATATAAAGAAGCAAAGTCTGTTTGCTGTAAGTCGAGAAACCTTTACTTTCCTTTTTTGAAAAATCCGATTCCACATTCCAGGAACGCTTTGAAATCCTCTTTCGGCATATACCCGGAAACAGGAGTATTAATTACTTTTCCATCTGGAGATATCAAAACGTAATGAGGCTGCGAATTATTATTAAAGTTAATTTGTTGGAACAAACTCCATTTGTCCCCAATTGTTTTTACTTTTTTCTTTTGGCCATTCCCCATATCGATAGAAGTTTGCTCACTTTCTGGCAGAGCTTCTTTATCATCAACGTAAAGTGAAGCTAAGATGATTTCGTTTTGTAAAATCAGTAAAATATCCGGTTCACTCCACACAAATTCTTCCATTTTACGACAGTTTTCACAACCGTAACCCGTGAAGTCGATCAAAACAGGTTTGTTTTCTTTCTTAGCAATTTCCAATGCTTCAAAATAATCATGAGAAGGATGCATTCCGAGGATTCCATCACCTTCTTTATGTAAATAACTTACATTGATCGGAGGCAAAATTCCACTCAAATACTGCAGTTTTGGTCTTTCGGATGGGAATAATCCCTGTACTAAATAAACGATAAATCCAATTCCTAAAACACCGATTATCTTTCTCGTCATGGAAATCTTCGCATTTTTATCGTCGTGCGGGAATTTGATTTTTCCGAATAAATAAAGCACCAGTCCTATGGAAATTAAGATCCAGATGGCGATGAACAATTCTCTTTTCAGGAAAAATGTTTTCGAAACCAGATCTGCTTTTGATAAGAATTTTAAAGCCAGACCCAATTCGATAAATCCTAAAACCACTTTCACCGTATTCATCCAACCCCCTGATTTTGGTAAACTCTGTAATGCTTGTGGGAATAAGGCCAGTAATCCGAAAACGATTGCCCACGAAAATCCGAAACCTGCAAGCGCGTAAGTCAACAACATTGGAATGTTTGCTGAACCGGTAAGAGAACTTCCTAACAAACTTCCTAAAATTGGACCTGTACAGGAGAATGACACGATGACCAAAGTCAATGCCATGAAAAAGATTCCAATAATTCCACCGGCATCTTCTGCTTTGGAAGATTTATTGGCAATTGAACTTGGCAAGGTGATATCGTAGTAACCGAAAAAACTTCCGGCAAAAAACAGGAAAATCACAAAGAAGGTAATATTTAACCAAACGCTTGTGGAGATTTGATTGAAAATATTCCCCGCAATTCCATCAATAATATGGAAAGGTACGCTCAACAGTACGAAAATCAGAAGGATGAAAAATCCATAAATGAACGCATCTCTCTTACCCTTTGCTTTATCTTTCGACCCTTTAGTAAAGAAAGAAACCGTTAAAGGAATCATTGGGAACACGCACGGCGTAAGCAATGCAATTAGTCCACCAAAAAATCCTAATAAGAGATAGGTCCAAAAACTCTCTGTATTTTCCTTTGCAACCACGCCACAATCTGTTTGTGGATTAGCGAAATCAATTGAAGCTACTTTCAATCCTTCCTGTTTTGCAGCAACCGGAGCGGCGATTGTTGTTTCTTCAATTTCTGTAGTTCGCAGACTGTCTTTGTTTTCGCTGCTTAACTCAGAGGTAATTACTTCTTCAGATGTTGTTGCGATATCACCCGCAGTGGCAGCTGGCGTCACTTTTTGCTCAAATTCTAAAGTGTTTGGCGCCAGACAAACGCGGTCATCACACGTTTGATAGGTGATTTCAGCCGTAATGTTTACAGGTTTCGTGTTGTCTTTAAGCTTAAATTTTTGTTTAAATAAAACTTTGTCGGAATAATAGACGATCTGAGCACCAAAGGCTTCAGAAAATTCGTCATGCTTTTTACCAACTTCCTGTACTTTTCCGATGAGGTTAATTCCTTCTTTGGAGCTCAGTTTCATTTCCGTGGGAATTCCGGAATCTTCAGGTAGATCTTGTGAATAAATGTGCCAGTTCTTCTCAATTGTGGCAGTTAAAACAGCTTCATATTCATTATTCGGAAGCGTATTAATATTGTATTTAAATTTTACAGGATCTTTAATTTGTGCGGTAATTCCTTGGAAAAGGAACAATACCATTAGAATAAGCCAATTTTTAAATTTCATTTTTTACTTTACTTTTTAGTAATTACCTGTAATCAGGAATGCTATAATTTTACTTTGATTTTATTTTTAGAATCTTTAGTTGCTGCAAATCTACGGTCTTGACGCAGGGGCATGATTCCTATCACTTCATCGTTTGCATCGCACAAAAGCCTGATTTTTTGCTGGGCTAAAATAGGAATTTTTTCATCCTTAAAAAATTTTGAGATTTTCTTTTTGCCTATCATGCCGATTGGGTAAAAAAAGTCACCTTCTTTTCTAGGCCTTATTTTCAAGGGCCAGTGAATTTTATCACCATCAATATCCCAGCTGAAGGTACCCAGTTTTGCGATTTCTTTTCCTTCTGCTTCCGGAATAATAATCTCATTTACGAAATTTTGATTCAAGAGGATTTCTGTGGGATTCTTCGTTATTTTTTCAAGGCTTAATTTTTGCAGAATTAAACTTTCGCGATCAATAATCAATTGATATTCATTCGACCGAAAAATTTTTCCTGTTTCTGCTTTTTCATTTTTAGCAATTTCTTGGCGGTCATTAAAACCGTATTTCCGGAGAATTTCGAATCGAACAAAATCACTCTGTTTAAAAAAAAGCTCTTTCTTAAGGAGAGAATAATCTTCTCCTTCCGAAGTGAGTTTTTCTTCTATTTTTGCTATCTGATCTTTTACAAAATTTGTCGTCTGATTTAAATAGGAAATGCTTTTCCCAAAATTTTCTAGAAAATTATCATTTACTTCCAAGAGTTTTGGAACAATTTGATTTCGGATCTTATTCCGTAAATAATCGTTTTTTTGATTGGATTGATCTTCTCGAAACTCGATGTTGTTTTCTTTCGCGAAGTCATAGATGTCCTCCTTTGAAAAACATAAAAGAGGTCTCAGTATATTATTTTCATTTGCCGGAATTCCACTCAAGCCTTTAATTCCGGATGCTTTGGATAAATTAATAATAAAAGTTTCCAGTTGATCATTTAAGTGATGAGCAGTTACGATGAAATCTATATTTTGTTCTTCTTTAATTTTTCTAAAAAAATCGTATCGTAAATTACGCGCCCATTCCTGAATTGAATGCTGTGGTTTTTTGTCCTCCGCTGTAACGGAATATAAATGTAACGGAATATTGCTTTTTGCACAAGTTTTTTCAACCAAATATTGATCCTCATTTGATGCTTCACCACGTAGTTTGTAGTTAACGTGGGCCACTTGAATATTCACCTTCAGATCTTTAAAAAGTTCAAATAAAACCATAGAATCCACGCCACCACTTATGGCGAGTAAAAATTTTGAATTCCTGTAATCAGCGCAAATTTGGTCTAAAGAATGCTGAAAAGTCTTTGTATTAAGCAATTTTTAAGGATTTTTTAAGGAATATTTAGCAAAGATAATTCTTCTGTTCAAAATGATTTCATTATTTTTGGATGAATAAATTTGAATATTATGAATATAGGAAAAATTGGAGCAGTGCTGGGAATGGCAATTATGATGACTTCTTGCGTAAGTAAGAAACAGTTTGATGCTTTAAATGAAAATTACAATCAGTGTATCACCAATGTGGGTGAAAGACAACGTGAGATTCAGGATTTAAAAGGCGTTAACACTGGTTTAGCAAGTGAAAATGCTTTGTTGAAAGGTCAGAATGATGCTTTGAAATCCTCGCTTGATGCCTGTTTGGCGAATAGTGGAAAAGGTTCTGCGAATATTGATAAATTAATTGGTGAGATTAATTCTTCCAATAAATATATTAAACAGCTAATTTCTACAAACGCTAAAAATGACAGTTTAAATTTGGCCTTATCGAACAAATTGAAACGATCTTTGGATAATATCGCAGATAGCGATGTTCAGGTGAAGGTGTTAAAAGGAGTGGTTATGATTTCTTTGTCAGACAATATGTTGTATAAAACGGGAGATTATAATATTTTGCCTGCAGCACAGGAAGTGTTAGGAAAAGTAGCGAAGGTAATTAATGATTACGATACCTATTCCGTATTAATTGAAGGTAACACCGATAATGTTCCTTTGAATTCAAACAATTTACCAAAAGATAACTGGGATCTTTCAGCCTTGAGAGCAACTTCAATGGCTAAAGTTCTTCAAACAAAATTCGGCGTAAACCCATCGAGAATTACTGCGGGTGGACGAAGCGAATACAATCCAAAAACAACAAACGCTTCAGTTTCCGGAAGAGCGGAAAACAGAAGAACAGAAATCATCATTATGCCTAAGCTGGATGAGTTCATGAAATTAATGGATATTGCTCCGGTAAAAAACTAAGCAATTCTCTTTTTCGATAATTTTAGCGCTGTTAGAGCTTTTGGTTCTAACAGCGTTTTTGTTTTAAATGCTTAAATTTGTTTTAAATTAATGATGCAATGAGTTTTTTTGAAGAACAATGTCCGGAAATGGACCGCTATTTAGGAAATCACACTTCGGGCGAGCCTGAAATACTAAAACGTTTACGCAAAGAAACTTTTCAGAAAACGACCC
This DNA window, taken from Kaistella carnis, encodes the following:
- a CDS encoding GNAT family N-acetyltransferase; this translates as MIYFEEIQTRKKLSRIFAAYESTFPIDERRDETQFLALLENPDSFIFAVKNEENQVGYLILWKLKDCYYLEHFEVFEEFRNLKLGAQILTELKDKFGNIVLESEPSQLDEMAERRINFYLRNGFSIISEDYIQPSYGPGKNSMNLFLMSNFHVVDAKNLEQELHVKVYQS
- a CDS encoding PspC family transcriptional regulator; translated protein: MLNNLRHKLERQWFGVLTRMGAKLGIPVSKLRVFFIYSTFATAGVFFLIYLGLAFTLWIKDMFITRRPSVFDL
- a CDS encoding protein-disulfide reductase DsbD family protein, with the protein product MKFKNWLILMVLFLFQGITAQIKDPVKFKYNINTLPNNEYEAVLTATIEKNWHIYSQDLPEDSGIPTEMKLSSKEGINLIGKVQEVGKKHDEFSEAFGAQIVYYSDKVLFKQKFKLKDNTKPVNITAEITYQTCDDRVCLAPNTLEFEQKVTPAATAGDIATTSEEVITSELSSENKDSLRTTEIEETTIAAPVAAKQEGLKVASIDFANPQTDCGVVAKENTESFWTYLLLGFFGGLIALLTPCVFPMIPLTVSFFTKGSKDKAKGKRDAFIYGFFILLIFVLLSVPFHIIDGIAGNIFNQISTSVWLNITFFVIFLFFAGSFFGYYDITLPSSIANKSSKAEDAGGIIGIFFMALTLVIVSFSCTGPILGSLLGSSLTGSANIPMLLTYALAGFGFSWAIVFGLLALFPQALQSLPKSGGWMNTVKVVLGFIELGLALKFLSKADLVSKTFFLKRELFIAIWILISIGLVLYLFGKIKFPHDDKNAKISMTRKIIGVLGIGFIVYLVQGLFPSERPKLQYLSGILPPINVSYLHKEGDGILGMHPSHDYFEALEIAKKENKPVLIDFTGYGCENCRKMEEFVWSEPDILLILQNEIILASLYVDDKEALPESEQTSIDMGNGQKKKVKTIGDKWSLFQQINFNNNSQPHYVLISPDGKVINTPVSGYMPKEDFKAFLECGIGFFKKGK
- the tilS gene encoding tRNA lysidine(34) synthetase TilS, coding for MLNTKTFQHSLDQICADYRNSKFLLAISGGVDSMVLFELFKDLKVNIQVAHVNYKLRGEASNEDQYLVEKTCAKSNIPLHLYSVTAEDKKPQHSIQEWARNLRYDFFRKIKEEQNIDFIVTAHHLNDQLETFIINLSKASGIKGLSGIPANENNILRPLLCFSKEDIYDFAKENNIEFREDQSNQKNDYLRNKIRNQIVPKLLEVNDNFLENFGKSISYLNQTTNFVKDQIAKIEEKLTSEGEDYSLLKKELFFKQSDFVRFEILRKYGFNDRQEIAKNEKAETGKIFRSNEYQLIIDRESLILQKLSLEKITKNPTEILLNQNFVNEIIIPEAEGKEIAKLGTFSWDIDGDKIHWPLKIRPRKEGDFFYPIGMIGKKKISKFFKDEKIPILAQQKIRLLCDANDEVIGIMPLRQDRRFAATKDSKNKIKVKL
- a CDS encoding OmpA/MotB family protein, which codes for MNIGKIGAVLGMAIMMTSCVSKKQFDALNENYNQCITNVGERQREIQDLKGVNTGLASENALLKGQNDALKSSLDACLANSGKGSANIDKLIGEINSSNKYIKQLISTNAKNDSLNLALSNKLKRSLDNIADSDVQVKVLKGVVMISLSDNMLYKTGDYNILPAAQEVLGKVAKVINDYDTYSVLIEGNTDNVPLNSNNLPKDNWDLSALRATSMAKVLQTKFGVNPSRITAGGRSEYNPKTTNASVSGRAENRRTEIIIMPKLDEFMKLMDIAPVKN